From the Corythoichthys intestinalis isolate RoL2023-P3 chromosome 13, ASM3026506v1, whole genome shotgun sequence genome, one window contains:
- the zgc:85858 gene encoding stress-associated endoplasmic reticulum protein 1 has product MSAVQRMKVANERHSKTITQRGHVQKTSRPVNEEKSPVGPWLLALFVFVVCGSAIFQIIQSIRQGM; this is encoded by the exons ATGTCGGCGGTGCAACGAATGAAGGTAGCGAACGAGCGGCACAGCAAAACCATCACGCAGCGGGGACACGTCCAGAAAACCTCG CGGCCGGTGAACGAGGAAAAATCTCCGGTGGGTCCGTGGTTACTGGCGCTTTTCGTCTTCGTTGTTTGTGGATCAG CCATCTTCCAGATCATCCAGAGTATCAGACAGGGCATGTGA
- the nppcl2 gene encoding C-type natriuretic peptide 2, whose amino-acid sequence MDTSFFSVLVLIFIISTECRPEPQTRDVKAMTALFGSRLSSLLMEHPSPSEGSADGLLESPAEKREEWASAGTARFLADVLRRHAKMRRRGGKLTALGGRGCFGMKMDRIGAVSRLGC is encoded by the exons ATGGATACTTCTTTCTTCTCCGTGCTGGTCCTCATCTTCATCATCAGCACCGAGTGCAGGCCGGAGCCTCAGACCCGCGATGTCAAG GCCATGACTGCACTGTTCGGCTCTCGACTCTCCTCGCTCCTCATGGAGCACCCGTCCCCGTCCGAGGGCTCGGCGGACGGCCTGTTAGAATCCCCGGCCGAGAAGCGGGAGGAGTGGGCGTCTGCGGGGACGGCGCGCTTCCTCGCCGACGTCCTGCGGCGGCATGCCAAGATGAGGAGGCGCGGCGGGAAACTGACAGCACTCGGGGGACGCGGATGCTTCGGCATGAAGATGGATCGCATCGGCGCCGTCAGCCGACTCGGATGCTGA